A window of the Chaetodon trifascialis isolate fChaTrf1 chromosome 9, fChaTrf1.hap1, whole genome shotgun sequence genome harbors these coding sequences:
- the ube4a gene encoding ubiquitin conjugation factor E4 A, translating to MTDQGNNNQNISRNPFAALFSSLADAKQFASGQKPQQVSAEPPLEDSGESQSESENSVSDSVDDNDDSVAEISRSFRSRQELCEQLNVNHMIQRIFLITLDNSDPSLRGGNGIPPRCVYLEEMAADLDGQDWLDMDNIEQALFNRLLLLEPGNHLIYMTSCSAVNLSADRDAGEKSAIPYLFACYQRAKEEVTKVPEKLLSFAVRCKNLTVTNTRTVLLTPEIYISQNVYEQLLDLLLEGLSGAQPEEVVEFVEEVIAGILSDQEVRTFEEVIVPVFDIFQGRIKDLDLCQPLLYSYLDVLLYFSHHKDIAKVLVEHIQPKDPANGLQYQKSLLGTVLSISCLLKTPGVVEGHGYFLNPSRSSAQETKVQEANIHQFMGQFHDKLHQILKNLLQRSGETRHLLLSWLGSCLQANAGRAKIWANQMPEIFFQMYASDAFFLNLGAALLKLCQPFCRPRSPKLLTFNPTYCALKELSEEERRNRNVHATGLDKETCLIPVPPQQPVESAQSYTLLTENLILTQLTLHLGFHRLHEQMVKMNQSLHRLQVTWQEAQRTGNPMSEQLLEQFERLMIVYLSTKAATTQPAMLQCCLNLQASTGALLVQLGMGNQGPEHVALSFPLPSLQNTMLCYVPEFFAENLGDFFIFLRRFADDVLETSAESLEQILNFITVFMGNVERMKNPHLRAKLAEVLEAVMPHMEPVAPGAVQPIVFQRERVFCTYRHAPQLAEALITVFVDIEFTGDPHQFEQKFNYRRPMYPILKYMWDKENYRESIKHLAHYASENLEAMNPPLFLRFLNLLMNDAIFLLDEAIQYLSKIKVLQLERDRGEWEGLAPDARREKESSLQMFGQLGRFHNIMSNETIGTLAFLTSEIKGIFVHPFLAERIISMLNYFLQHLVGPKMGALKVKDFSEFDFKPQQLVSDICTIYLNLGDEENFCATVPKDGRSYSPTLFSQTVRVLKKINKPGDMIVAFGVLADKIKSHADRQQQEEETYSDAPDEFLDPIMSTLMLDPVLLPSSNVTVDRSTIARHLLSDQTDPFNRSPLTMDQIRPNEELKQQILQWLDKHKQERLQLGPSG from the exons ATGACCGACCAGGGCAACAACAACCAGAACATCTCCCGCAACCCCTTCGCTGCTCTCTTCAGCTCACTGGCTGATGCCAAGCAGTTTGCATCAGGCCAGAAACCACAACAGGTGTCTGCTGAACCACCAT TGGAGGACTCGGGAGAGAGCCAGTCAGAGTCAGAAAACTCTGTGTCAGACAGCGTTGATGACAATGACGACTCCGTGGCAGAGATCAGCCGCTCCTTCCGGTCCAGGCAGGAGCTGTGTGAACAGCTCAATGTCAATCACATGATCCAGCGAATATTTCTCATCACTCTAGACAACA GTGACCCCAGTCTGAGAGGAGGTAATGGGATCCCTCCTCGCTGTGTTTACTTGGAGGAGATGGCTGCAGATCTGGATGGACAGGACTGGCTGGACATGGACAACATAGAGCAG GCTCTGTTTAACCGTCTGCTGCTGCTAGAGCCAGGAAATCACCTCATCTACATGACGTCATGCAGTGCTGTTAACCTGTCGGCTGACCGTGATGCTGGAGAGAAGAGTGCCATCCCTTACCTCTTTGCTTGTTACCAGAGGGCCAAAGAGGAG GTGACGAAGGTACCAGAGAAGTTGCTGTCGTTTGCTGTTCGCTGTAAGAACCTGACAGTTACTAACACGCGGACGGTCCTGCTCACTCCAGAGATCTACATCAGCCAGAATGTCTATGAACAGCTGTTGGACCTGCTGCTGGAAGGTTTAAGTGGAGCAC agccagaggaggtgGTTGAGTTCGTGGAGGAGGTCATTGCTGGCATACTCTCTGACCAGGAGGTGCGTACCTTCGAGGAGGTGATAGTACCAGTGTTTGACATCTTCCAGGGACGCATCAAAGACTTGGACCTGTGCCAGCCTCTCCTCTACTCCTACCTAGATGTTCTGCTCTACTTCAGCCACCATAAAGATATTGCCAAG GTACTGGTGGAACACATTCAGCCTAAAGACCCAGCTAATGGTTTACAGTACCAGAAGAGCCTACTGGGAACAGTGTTGAGTATCTCCTGCTTGTTGAAAACCCCAGGTGTGGTGGAGGGACATGGCTACTTCCTGAACCCCTCCCGCTCCAGCGCCCAGGAGACCAAGGTCCAGGAGGCCAACATCCACCAG TTTATGGGCCAGTTTCATGATAAGCTGCACCAGATCTTGAAAAACTTGCTCCAGCGATCTGGTGAAACACGGCACTTGCTGCTCTCCTGGTTGGGCAGCTGTCTGCAGGCTAACGCCGGCCGGGCCAAAATATGGGCCAATCAGATGCCAGAGATCTTCTTCCAAATGTACGCCTCAGATGCATTCTTCTTAAACTTGGGTGCAGCACTGCTGAAGCTGTGCCAGCCCTTCTGCAGGCCGCGCTCGCCCAAACTGCTCACCTTCAACCCTACGTATTGTGCCCTCAAAGAGCTGAGCGAAGAAGAGAGGCGCAATCGCAATGTGCACGCAACAG GACTCGACAAGGAAACCTGTCTGATTCCTGTGCCCCCGCAGCAGCCTGTGGAGTCTGCACAGTCCTACACCCTGCTAACTGAAAACCTCATCCTCACACAACTCACCCTCCATCTTGGTTTCCACAG acTCCATGAGCAGATGGTGAAGATGAACCAGTCTCTCCACCGGCTCCAGGTGACATGGCAGGAGGCCCAGCGAACAGGCAACCCGATGTCGGAGCAGCTTCTGGAGCAGTTTGAGCGTCTGATGATTGTTTATCTGTCAACCAAAGCTGCCACCACGCAGCCTGCCATGCTGCAATGCTGCCTTAACCTCCAAGCTTCCACTGGTGCTCTGCTGGTTCAGCTTGGTATGGGGAACCAGGGGCCTGAACATGTAGCACTCAGTTTTCCCCTGCCTTCCCTACAGAACACTATGCTGTGCTATGTACCAG AGTTTTTTGCAGAGAACTTGGGAGATTTTTTCATCTTCCTGCGTCGATTTGCAGACGACGTATTGGAGACTTCTGCAGAAAGTCTGGAGCAGATTCTTAACTTCATCACTGTCTTCATGGGTAACGTAGAGAG GATGAAGAACCCTCATTTAAGAGCAAAGCTTGCAGAGGTCTTAGAGGCGGTGATGCCCCACATGGAGCCGGTGGCTCCTGGTGCTGTTCAACCAATTGTGTTTCAGCGAGAGAGAGTCTTCTGCACCTATAGGCACGCACCTCAGCTGGCCGAGGCCCTCATCACTGTGTTCGTAGACATTGAATTCACAG GCGATCCTCATCAATTTGAACAGAAGTTCAACTACAGAAGGCCTATGTATCCCATCCTCAAGTACATGTGGGACAAAGAGAACTATAGAGAGAGTATCAAG CATTTGGCGCACTATGCATCCGAGAACCTGGAGGCCATGAACCCCCCTCTGTTCCTCAGGTTCCTCAACTTACTGATGAACGATGCCATCTTCCTTCTGGATGAGGCTATTCAG TACCTGAGTAAAATCAAGGTTCTGCAGCTGGAGCGGGATCGAGGGGAGTGGGAAGGCCTGGCCCCCGATGCCCGAAGAGAGAAGGAGTCCAGCCTGCAGATGTTTGGACAGCTGGGACGCTTCCACAACATCATGTCTAACGAGACCATCGGCACACTGGCCTTCCTCACCTCAG AGATCAAGGGGATCTTTGTGCACCCCTTCCTGGCTGAGAGGATCATCTCCATGCTGAACTACTTCCTGCAGCACCTGGTGGGTCCTAAGATGGGTGCCCTTAAAGTCAAGGACTTCAGTGAGTTTGACTTCAAGCCccagcagcttgtttctgaCATCTGCACCATCTACCTGAATCTGGG TGATGAGGAGAATTTCTGTGCCACAGTCCCAAAGGATGGACGATCGTACTCTCCTACCCTGTTCTCCCAAACAGTTAGGGTACTGAAGAAGATAAACAAGCCTGGGGACATGATTGTGGCTTTTGGAGTCCTTGCTGACAAAATAAAG TCTCATGCAGAccgacagcagcaggaagaggagacatACTCAGATGCCCCAGATGAGTTCTTGGATCCAATCATGTCCACTTTGATGCTGGATCCTGTCCTTCTCCCTTCTTCCAACGTCACAGTTGACCGCTCAACTATAGCAAGGCATCTCCTCAG TGACCAGACGGACCCTTTCAACCGCAGTCCTCTAACCATGGACCAGATCAGGCCAAACGAGGAGCTCAAACAGCAAATCTTACAGTGGCTGGATAAGCATAagcaggagaggctgcagctgggACCCAGTGGCTAG